A single Eubalaena glacialis isolate mEubGla1 chromosome 18, mEubGla1.1.hap2.+ XY, whole genome shotgun sequence DNA region contains:
- the PRR12 gene encoding proline-rich protein 12 isoform X2: MDRNYPSAGFGDPLGAGAGWSYERSAKASLVYGSSRTSHPETDILHRQAYAAPHPLQSYATNHHPAGLSGLFDTGLHHAGSAGPDASVMNLISALESRGPQPGPSASSLLSQFRSPSWQTAMHTPGPTELFISGALPGSSTFPSSSALSAYQHPASFGSRPFPVPSSLSLQDPPFSPPANGLLSPHDVLHLKPSQAPTVPSSLGFERLAGGGVLGPAGLGPAQTPPYRPGPPDPPPPPRHLPTQFNLLASSSAAAAAAAEQSSPQLYNFSGAAPGPPPPERALPRQDTVIKHYQRPASAQPPPPPAHALQHYLSCGGSYASMGHRANLACSPLGGGEPSPGGGEPSKAGPSGATAGASGRAAGPETAGGGGAAGGGGGYRPIIQSPGYKTGKGGYGAAAGGANRPPPPRSTATPKCQSLGGPAAAYATGKASGAGGAGGQAYSPGQPQGLLGPQAYGQGFGGGQAQDLSKGPSYSGGPQQPPSGPPPPGLATCQSYSPDQLQGQLYGVQGEPYPGPAAHSQGLPTASPSLSYSTGHSPALSGHGGGWGPSSLGGGGEASPSHIIRPLQSPPAPGRPPGVGSPGAPGKYLSSVLASAPFLAPPGAGSYAAGAGGYKGKGDGSELLAGPGGPPAERTEDEEFLIQHLLQAPSPPRTSGADGLVGEDGAADASKGLGSGGAGGPPGTPYELAKEDPQRYHLQSVIRTSASLDEGATAALELGLGRLKEKKKGPERGGETPEGLATSVVHYGAGAKELGAFLQKSPPPPTPTAQSAQPAPHGLLLEAGGPDLPLVLPPPPPQLLPSVLSHAPSPSSSAPKVGVHLLEPAARDGAPQPPPPPPPPPPPMPLQLEAHLRGHGLEPGAPSPRLRPEESLEPPGTMQELLGALEPLPPGPGDTGVGPPNTEGKDPSGAYRSPSPQGTKAPRFVPLTSICFPDSLLQDEERSFFPTMEEMFGGGPADDYGKAGPPEDEGDPKAGPGPPPGPPAYDPYGPYCSSRASGAGPETPGLGLDPSKPPELPSTVNAEPLGLIQSGPHQAAPPPPPPPPPPPPPASEPKGGLTSPIFCSTKPKKLLKTSSFHLLRRRDPPFQTPKKLYAQEYEFEADEDKADVPADIRLNPRRLPDLVSSCRSRPALSPLGDIDFCPPNPGPDGPRRRGRKPTKAKRDGPPRPRGRPRIRPLEVPTTAGPALASTPTDGAKKPRGRGRGRGRKAEEAGGTRLEPLKPLKAGEGLGASSGDAVSGADHNSLDSSLTREKIEAKIKEVEEKQPEMKSGFMASFLDFLKSGKRHPPLYQAGLTPPLSPPKSVPPSVPARGLPPQPPAAPAVPQPPPAGAFGLGGALEAAESEGLGLGCPSPCKRLDEELKRNLETLPSFSSDEEDSVAKNRDLQESISSAISALDDPPLAGPKDTSTADGPLLATEAAVPGPPPLPGLPSASSSGTPEPPLLEEKPPPSPPPAPTPQPPPPPPALPSPPPLVAPTPSSPPPPPVPVPPALPSPPAPPPLPTAAPAPPPEEPAAPSPEDPEPPDARPLHLAKKQETAAVCGETDEEAGESGGEGIFRERDEFVIRAEDIPSLKLALQTGREPPPIWRVQKALLQKFTPEIKDGQRQFCATSNYLGYFGDAKNRYQRLYVKFLENVNKKDYVRVCARKPWHRPPVPVRRSGQAKGPASAGGSSAPPPKALAPPPKPETPDKTTSEKPPEQTPETAVPEPPAPEKPSLPRPMEKEKEKEKERATRGERPLRGERGTGGRQIRPDRSLTTGQPATSRLPKSRPTKVKAEPPPKKRKKWLKEAAGNASVGGGPPGSSSDSESSPGAPSEDERAVPGRLLKTRAMREMYRSYVEMLVSTALDPDMIQALEDTHDELYLPPMRKIDGLLNEHKKKVLKRLSLSPALQDALHTFPQLQVEQSGEGSPEEGAVRLRPAGEPYNRKTLSKLKRSVVRAQEFKVELDKSGYYTLYHSLHHYKYHTFLRCRDQTLAIEGGAEDLGQEEVVQQCMRNQPWLEQLFDSFSDLLAQAQAHSRCG, encoded by the exons ATGGACAGGAACTACCCCAGCGCCGGCTTCGGGGACCCGCTCGGCGCCGGGGCGGGATGGAGTTACGAGAGGTCAGCGAAAGCTAG cTTGGTCTATGGCAGCTCCAGGACCTCGCACCCCGAGACGGACATCTTACACCGCCAGGCCTACGCGGCCCCCCACCCACTGCAAAGCTATGCCACCAACCACCACCCGGCAG GCCTCTCTGGACTCTTCGACACCGGCCTCCATCACGCAGGCTCAGCAGGGCCCGACGCCTCCGTCATGAACCTCATCTCGGCCCTGGAGTCCCGGGGCCCCCAGCCTGGTCcctctgcctcttctctcctctcccaatTCCGCAGTCCTTCCTGGCAAACAG CCATGCACACGCCAGGCCCCACGGAGCTCTTCATCTCAGGCGCCCTGCCGGGTTCCAGCACCTTTCCATCTTCCTCTGCCCTGTCGGCCTATCAGCACCCAGCTTCCTTTGGCAGCCGCCCCTTCCCAGTACCCTCTTCCCTCAGCCTCCAGGACCCCCCATTTAGTCCCCCAGCTAATGGGCTCTTGTCCCCTCATGACGTGCTGCACCTGAAGCCCTCGCAGGCACCCACGGTGCCCTCCTCGCTAGGCTTTGAGCGCCTGGCGGGGGGTGGTGTCCTGGGGCCCGCTGGTCTCGGCCCAGCCCAAACCCCTCCTTACCGCCCGGGCCCCCCAgatccacccccacctccccgccaCCTCCCAACTCAGTTCAACCTGCTGGCTTCCTCTtccgctgctgctgccgctgccgccgAGCAATCCTCTCCCCAGCTCTACAACTTCTCGGGTGCTGCCCCCGGCCCGCCGCCACCCGAGCGGGCCCTGCCCCGCCAGGACACCGTCATCAAGCACTACCAGCGGCCAGCCAGTGCCCAGCCCCCCCCGCCACCAGCCCATGCCCTCCAGCACTACCTGAGCTGCGGAGGGAGCTACGCCTCCATGGGCCACCGGGCCAACTTGGCCTGCAGTCCCCTGGGCGGTGGGGAGCCCTCCCCAGGCGGTGGCGAGCCTAGCAAGGCTGGGCCCAGTGGAGCCACGGCCGGGGCATCGGGCCGGGCTGCGGGCCCCGAGACAGCTGGAGGAGGTGGGGCGGCGGGTGGCGGTGGAGGTTACCGCCCCATCATTCAGTCGCCTGGTTACAAGACGGGCAAAGGTGGTTATGGGGCAGCTGCGGGCGGTGCCAACAGGCCCCCACCACCCCGTTCGACTGCCACGCCCAAATGCCAGAGCCTGGGTGGGCCAGCAGCAGCCTACGCCACTGGCAAGGCCTCTGGGGCTGGGGGGGCGGGAGGCCAGGCCTATTCCCCTGGTCAGCCCCAAGGGCTTCTAGGACCCCAGGCCTATGGGCAAGGGTTTGGAGGGGGTCAAGCGCAGGACTTGAGCAAAGGCCCTAGCTACTCAGGGGGGCCCCAGCAGCCCCCTAGTGGTCCCCCGCCTCCTGGCCTAGCCACATGTCAGAGCTATTCCCCAGACCAGCTGCAGGGGCAGCTATATGGGGTGCAGGGTGAGCCGTACCCAGGGCCAGCTGCCCACTCCCAGGGGCTGCCCACAGCCAGCCCCTCGCTCAGCTACAGTACTGGCCATTCCCCAGCACTCTCGGGCCATGGAGGTGGTTGGGGGCCCAGCTCCCTGGGGGGCGGCGGAGAGGCCAGCCCTTCTCACATCATCCGCCCGCTGCAGTCGCCTCCGGCCCCTGGCCGCCCGCCTGGAGTCGGCTCTCCAGGAGCTCCTGGCAAATACCTGAGCTCTGTCCTGGCCTCAGCCCCATTCCTGGCACCCCCAGGAGCCGGCAGCTATGCCGCTGGAGCAGGTGGCTACAAGGGCAAGGGGGACGGCTCAGAGCTGCTGGCGGGCCCCGGCGGGCCTCCTGCTGAGCGCACCGAGGATGAAGAATTCCTCATCCAGCACCTCCTGCAGGCGCCCAGCCCCCCGAGGACCTCAGGGGCAGATGGCCTGGTGGGCGAAGATGGGGCGGCGGATGCCTCCAAGGGACTTGGGAGTGGCGGGGCTGGGGGTCCCCCGGGCACACCCTACGAGCTGGCCAAGGAAGACCCGCAGAGGTACCATCTGCAGAGCGTCATCCGTACCAGCGCCAGCCTTGACGAGGGTGCCACGGCGGCCCTggagctgggcctggggaggctgaaggagaagaagaaagggccAGAACGGGGTGGCGAGACCCCCGAGGGGCTGGCCACCTCAGTTGTCCACTATGGGGCAGGTGCCAAGGAGCTGGGGGCCTTCCTCCAAAAGagccctccacccccaactcccACGGCCCAGTCTGCCCAGCCTGCCCCCCACGGCCTCCTCCTAGAGGCCGGGGGCCCTGACCTCCCACTGgtgctgcctccccctcccccccagctgcTCCCCTCGGTCCTCAGCCATGCTCCCAGCCCCTCTTCCAGTGCTCCCAAAGTTGGCGTCCATCTCCTTGAGCCAGCCGCCCGTGATGGGGCACCCCagcctccccccccgccccccccacctccaccacccaTGCCCCTCCAGCTCGAGGCCCACCTCCGCGGCCATGGCCTGGAGCCGggtgcccccagcccccgcctgcgACCCGAGGAGAGCCTGGAGCCACCTGGCACCATGCAAGAATTGCTCGGGGCCCTGGAGCCGCTGCCACCTGGGCCTGGTGACACTGGCGTGGGCCCACCTAACACCGAGGGCAAGGATCCCTCGGGGGCCTACCGCAGCCCTAGCCCACAAGGCACCAAGGCCCCCCGCTTTGTGCCACTCACCTCCATCTGCTTCCCTGACTCCCTGCTGCAAGACGAGGAGCGCAGCTTCTTCCCCACCATGGAAGAGATGTTTGGCGGCGGCCCCGCAGATGACTATGGAAAGGCTGGGCCGCCCGAGGACGAGGGCGATCCCAAGGCGGGGCCTGGGCCGCCTCCGGGGCCCCCTGCCTATGATCCCTATGGGCCCTACTGCTCTAGTCGGGCGTCTGGAGCCGGTCCCGAGACTCCGGGCCTGGGCCTGGACCCCAGCAAGCCACCTGAGCTGCCCTCCACCGTCAACGCCGAGCCTCTGGGCCTGATCCAGAGTGGGCCCCACCAGgcggcccccccgcccccgcctcccccgcccccgccgccaccCCCTGCCTCGGAGCCCAAGGGAGGCCTGACCTCGCCCATCTTCTGCTCTACCAAGCCAAAGAAGCTGCTTAAGACGTCCTCCTTCCACCTGCTGCGGCGCCGTGACCCGCCTTTCCAGACGCCCAAGAAGCTGTACGCCCAGGAGTACGAGTTCGAGGCTGACGAGGACAAGGCCGACGTGCCCGCTGACATCCGCCTCAACCCCCGGCGCCTGCCTGACCTGGTGTCCAGCTGCCGCTCCCGTCCGGCTCTCTCACCGCTGGGCGACATTGACTTCTGTCCACCCAACCCTGGCCCCGATGGCCCCCGGCGCCGTGGCCGCAAGCCCACCAAGGCCAAGCGTGATGGGCCGCCCCGGCCCCGGGGGAGACCCCGGATTCGCCCACTGGAGGTCCCCACCACCGCTGGGCCAGCCTTGGCCTCCACACCTACTGATGGGGCCAAGAAaccccggggccggggccggggccgaggCAGGAAGGCCGAGGAGGCCGGGGGCACTCGACTGGAGCCCCTGAAACCACTGAAG GCCGGCGAGGGTCTGGGAGCGTCATCGGGCGATGCCGTCTCAGGAGCTGACCACAACAGCCTGGACTCCAGCCTCACTCGGGAGAAGATCGAGGCCAAGATcaaggaggtggaggagaagcAGCCTGAGATGAAGTCCGGCTTCATGGCCTCGTTCCTGGACTTTCTCAAGTCAGGCAAGCGCCATCCACCGCTCTACCAGGCCGGCCTGACACCCCCGCTCAGCCCCCCCAAGAGCGTGCCGCCCTCCGTGCCGGCCCGGGgcctgcctccccagccccccgccGCGCCTGCCGTGCCACAGCCCCCACCCGCCGGTGCCTTCGGGCTAGGGGGTGCGCTGGAGGCCGCCGAGAGCGAGGGGTTGGGGCTCGGCTGCCCTTCGCCCTGCAAGCGGCTGGATGAGGAGCTGAAACGGAACCTTGAGACCCTGCCCTCCTTCTCGTCGGACGAGGAAGACTCTGTCGCCAAGAACCGGGACCTGCAGGAGAGCATCTCCTCGGCCATCTCTGCCCTCGACGACCCGCCGCTGGCCGGGCCTAAGGACACTTCCACCGCGGACGGGCCCCTCTTGGCTACTGAGGCTGCAGTCCCCGGGCCACCCCCTCTCCCGGGGCTCCCCAGTGCCAGCAGCAGTGGCACGCCTG AGCCCCCGCTGCTGGAGGAGAAGCCCCCGCCctcgccgccccccgccccgacGCCCcagccgccgcccccgccgccggccCTGCCCTCGCCGCCCCCTCTGGTGGCCCCCACGCCCAGctcgccgcccccgccgcccgtaCCAGTCCCACCGGCCCTGCCCTcgccgcccgccccgccgcccctGCCCACCGCCGCCCCTGCCCCCCCTCCGGAGGAGCCTGCCGCCCCGTCCCCCGAGGACCCCGAGCCGCCGGACGCCCGGCCCCTGCACCTGGCCAAGAAGCAGGAGACCGCGGCCGTGTGCGGGGAAACGGACGAGGAGGCTGGCGAGAGCGGCGGGGAGGGCATCTTCCGGGAGCGCGACGAGTTCGTCATCCGCGCCGAGGACATCCCTTCCCTCAAG CTGGCGTTGCAGACGGGGCGCGAGCCTCCACCCATCTGGCGAGTCCAGAAGGCACTGCTGCAGAAATTCACTCCGGAGATCAAGGATGGGCAGCGGCAGTTTTGTGCCACCAGTAAT TATTTGGGGTATTTTGGGGACGCCAAAAACCGGTACCAGCGCCTTTACGTCAAGTTTCTGGAAAACGTCAATAAGAAGGATTACGTGAGGGTCTGTGCTCGGAAACCCTGGCACCGGCCCCCAGTGCCTGTCAG ACGTTCTGGGCAGGCCAAGGGCCCCGCATCTGCCGGGGGCAGCTCCGCACCTCCCCCCAAGGCCCTGGCACCACCTCCTAAGCCCGAGACCCCTGATAAGACGACATCCGAGAAGCCCCCAGAGCAGACGCCCGAGACGGCCGTGCCTGAGCCCCCTGCCCCTGAGAAGCCATCCCTGCCTCGGCCcatggagaaggagaaagagaaggagaaagagagggcaACGCGTGGGGAACGGCCGCTGCGGGGTGAGCGGGGCACGGGCGGCCGGCAGATTCGGCCAGATCGGAGCCTCACCACGGGACAGCCCGCCACCTCCCGGCTGCCCAAGTCCCGGCCCACCAAAGTGAAGGCTGAGCCACCCcccaagaagaggaagaagtggCTGAAGGAGGCGGCAGGCAACGCCTCGGTGGGCGGGGGCCCACCAGGCAGCTCCTCGGACTCAGAGTCATCCCCCGGGGCGCCCAGTGAGGATG agcgGGCAGTACCCGGGCGTCTGCTGAAGACCCGGGCGATGCGGGAGATGTACCGGAGCTACGTGGAGATGCTGGTGAGCACGGCACTCGACCCGGATATGATTCAGGCCCTGGAGGACACACATG ACGAGCTGTACCTCCCGCCCATGCGGAAGATTGATGGCCTCCTGAATGAGCACAAGAAGAAAGTCCTAAAGCGGCTGTCGCTGAGCCCAGCCCTGCAG GACGCCCTGCACACGTTCCCCCAGCTGCAAGTGGAGCAGAGTGGGGAGGGTTCCCCTGAGGAGGGGGCCGTGCGTCTGCGGCCGGCCGGGGAACCCTACAACCGCAAGACGCTCAGCAAGCTCAAGAGGAGCGTGGTCAGAGCCCAG GAGTTCAAGGTTGAGCTGGACAAGTCGGGATACTACACGCTCTACCACTCACTCCACCACTATAAGTACCACACCTTCCTGCGCTGCCGGGACCAG ACCCTGGCCATCGAGGGCGGCGCTGAGGACCTGGGCCAAGAGGAGGTGGTCCAGCAGTGCATGCGGAACCAGCCATGGCTGGAACAGCTCTTTGACTCCTTCAGCGACCTGCTGGCCCAAGCACAGGCCCACAGCCGCTGCGGGTGA